aaaaaaaaaaggttaaattATCACCAACGATATTGTCGTCAGTGATACTTTTTTTTACCAACGACTTGTAAAGTCGTCATTGATATTGACTTTCACCGACGAGGTATCACCAACGACTGATCACTAACGACATGTCGCCATTGATAGCTACTACTGACGAAAGAAGCACCCTTCACTGACGAAATTTGTCCTCGTTGAAGcctatttttcttgtagtgtcgtAGTGGCAAAGGATGGCTCGGGCACTCATAAGACAATTAACGAGGCCGTGGCTGCACTCGCTAGAATGGGCAATAATCGAGCCGAGAGAGCAATAATCTATGTGAAATCTGGGGTTTACGATGAGAAGGTTGAGATTAAGAGAAGCTTAAGGAATGTTATGCTTGTTGGTGATGGCATGAGTGAAACTATTGTCACTAGTAGCCATAATGTGCCGGACGGTGCTACCACCTTCAGCTCAGCCACTTTTAATaagatatatacatataaatatatatatatatatatatatatatgaataatgcATCATTGTATATGCATGGCTTAGAAAAGTTTAGTGAACTGGTTTTCATTTATTTATCTTGGTAAGTATAGGTGTATCAGGGGATGGATTCTGGGCCAGGGACATGACATTCGAGAACAAGGCTGGTCCCCAGAAGCATCAGGCAGTGGCACTAAGGGTAAGCTCAGACCATGCAGTGCTCTACCGTTGTGGCATTAGAGGCTACCAAGACACCCTCTTCGTCCACTCCCTCCGCCTATTCTACCGCGACTGTCACATCTATGGAACCATAGACTTCATATTCGGCAACGCCCCCACCGTCATCCAAAACTGCGACATCTTCGTCCGCCGGCCCATGTCCCACCAAGCCAACATGATCACTGCCCAAGGACGCGGCGACCCCAACGAGAACACCGGCATATCCATCCACAACTCACGCGTCAGGGCGGCGCCTGAGTTTGAAACCGTCAAGGGCTTGTTCAGGACTTACTTGGGAAGGCCATGGAGAAAGTATTCCAGGACAGTTTTTCTTAAGACCTACTTGGATGGTTTTATTGATGCCAAAGGGTGGACCGATTGGAGGGGCGATTTCGCCGTTGAGACTCTGTTTACGGCGAGAATATGAATACTGGGAAGAGTGCGTCGACGGCGATGAGGGTGAGTTGGCCTGGTTTTCATGTGCTTAATACTTCTCGGCAGGCTGCTCCTTTCACGGTCGGGAGTTTCATTCAGGGAGGGTCTTGGATTCCATATACCGGAGTACCATTCTCACTTGGAATAATGTAGCTACATACATATGAGCTAGTTCTCAATGTACAGTaagtttaaataatatatttaaaccATTCAAATTTATTAAGTGTGGTTTAAAATACTACCGTATAAATAAATGTATGTATTGGTAAAATAATCATCACATTAAAGAATAGGAAAGAAATTGTGTACTATTTAGTGTGGTACTAGTATGGCTTCATCAAGGTTccaattaattattgaaatgaattTAGAGATTTGTCTCTAAAAAAATGggttttagtaaaaaaaaattggtgtataatttggttatgaatcAAATTGCTGCCATTTACTTACTGTATTTACTAATGCAACAATTAATATTACCAATAGAAAATATGCACGAGAAGATGTAATCCGTATGTGATACAAATATAATATAAGCAAAATTAT
This genomic interval from Humulus lupulus chromosome 8, drHumLupu1.1, whole genome shotgun sequence contains the following:
- the LOC133795547 gene encoding LOW QUALITY PROTEIN: probable pectinesterase/pectinesterase inhibitor 36 (The sequence of the model RefSeq protein was modified relative to this genomic sequence to represent the inferred CDS: inserted 1 base in 1 codon); its protein translation is MMPSSQVLPYYPQMPNVPQQQIPRNASDDDDDDATTNFFYVVVAKDGSGTHKTINEAVAALARMGNNRAERAIIYVKSGVYDEKVEIKRSLRNVMLVGDGMSETIVTSSHNVPDGATTFSSATFSVSGDGFWARDMTFENKAGPQKHQAVALRVSSDHAVLYRCGIRGYQDTLFVHSLRLFYRDCHIYGTIDFIFGNAPTVIQNCDIFVRRPMSHQANMITAQGRGDPNENTGISIHNSRVRAAPEFETVKGLFRTYLGRPWRKYSRTVFLKTYLDGFIDAKGWTDWRGDFAVETLXYGENMNTGKSASTAMRVSWPGFHVLNTSRQAAPFTVGSFIQGGSWIPYTGVPFSLGIM